A region of Nostoc sp. 'Peltigera membranacea cyanobiont' N6 DNA encodes the following proteins:
- a CDS encoding helix-turn-helix domain-containing protein: MPVSYSKDLRERVIMAWEAKEGSQRQLAQRFKVSLSFVRNLLRQYRVNGQIEAKRRGGYQKPTIQNEHLGFIQSLVEGKNDLLLRELCDRYAERTGLSVSITTMHRAVEKLGLRCKKKVFTPASKIPQEYKS; the protein is encoded by the coding sequence ATGCCAGTATCTTACTCAAAGGATTTGCGTGAGCGTGTGATTATGGCGTGGGAAGCGAAAGAAGGCTCTCAACGCCAGTTGGCACAAAGATTCAAAGTGAGTTTGTCATTTGTAAGAAACCTACTGCGTCAGTATCGGGTAAATGGACAAATCGAGGCAAAACGACGTGGAGGATATCAAAAGCCAACGATTCAAAACGAGCATCTGGGCTTTATCCAGTCTTTAGTTGAGGGAAAAAATGATTTGCTACTTAGAGAATTATGCGATCGCTATGCAGAACGCACAGGGCTTAGTGTAAGTATTACTACAATGCATCGTGCGGTAGAAAAATTAGGCTTGCGGTGTAAAAAAAAAGTCTTTACGCCAGCGAGCAAGATACCCCAAGAGTACAAGAGTTAA
- a CDS encoding tyrosine-type recombinase/integrase, producing the protein MFPGRHGLGHIHKASADRILREALRRVDLDEKGMSSHSFRRTALTWMSDSGVPLRHIQSISGHRSLAALERYLGVTEQQKENAISTLVF; encoded by the coding sequence TTGTTCCCCGGTCGTCACGGGCTGGGGCATATCCATAAGGCCAGTGCTGACCGAATATTACGTGAGGCACTGCGGCGGGTGGATTTGGATGAAAAGGGAATGTCTTCCCACAGCTTTCGGCGGACGGCGTTAACGTGGATGAGTGATTCAGGAGTACCCCTGCGCCACATTCAATCTATCAGTGGTCATCGCTCACTTGCAGCCCTGGAGCGATATTTGGGTGTGACTGAGCAGCAGAAAGAAAATGCAATTTCTACTTTAGTTTTTTAA